The following are encoded in a window of Panicum virgatum strain AP13 chromosome 5N, P.virgatum_v5, whole genome shotgun sequence genomic DNA:
- the LOC120675894 gene encoding pentatricopeptide repeat-containing protein At5g55740, chloroplastic-like, protein MQMQHRPASMAPLPLPIPAITSPHASKPHDAPAPGPRADAPSLHAALGSLSQHAHDSALRDAFALVAHAERQSSPAAAVSVGPEVYASLLQCCVASGSLRAGRPVHAALVKRGPYYCRNAYVGTKLAVF, encoded by the coding sequence ATGCAGATGCAGCACCGCCCCGCCTCCATGGCGCCGCTCCCACTCCCCATTCCCGCAATCACCAGCCCCCACGCTTCCAAACCGCAcgacgcgccggcgccggggccgaGGGCCGACGCTCCCTCCCTCCACGCCGCGCTCGGCTCCCTGTCCCAGCACGCCCACGACAGCGCCCTCCGCGACGCGTTCGCGCTTGTCGCCCACGCCGAGCGGCAgtcctccccggccgccgccgtctcggTGGGACCTGAGGTGTACGCGTCTCTGCTCCAGTGCTGCGTCGCGTCTGGGTCCCTCCGCGCGGGCCGCCCGGTGCACGCGGCGCTCGTCAAGCGCGGGCCCTACTACTGCCGGAACGCGTACGTCGGCACCAAACTCGCCGTCTTCTAG
- the LOC120675893 gene encoding pentatricopeptide repeat-containing protein At5g55740, chloroplastic-like — protein MLQAGVPADNFVVPTVLKACAGLGLFSAGRAVHGYAWKAGIAECVYVMSSLVDFYGKCGKLEDARGVFDAMLERTVVSWNSMLMAYMHNGRIDEAVELFYEMRVEGVLPTRVSVVSLLSASAELEAVDGGKQGHAVAISSGLEIDVILGSSMINFYFKVGLVEAAEAVFEQMEERDIVTWNLMIAGYCQNGQIDKVFDTCRRMLETNLKFDCVTLASIIMACVKSCSMMVGTAAHGYAVRNDLHSDRTVACGLIDLYASTGRIEHARQVFNAMSQRDPVLWKVMISTYADHGMSSEALKLLDQMQLEGMSPTAACWDSVISSFIENGLFEDALDIFNQMLLTKTRPNLRTWSLLISGLAQNSMHKQVANLYFKMQEVESAPSPTIYSAVILAVKTAASVHCGKAIRACIVKKGLLLSKSVRQSLLNMYSSFDDGGTSDSLLRSLAECSK, from the coding sequence ATGCTCCAGGCGGGCGTCCCCGCGGACAATTTCGTCGTGCCCACCGTGCTCAAGGCGTGCGCGGGGCTCGGGCTGTTCAGCGCCGGGAGGGCGGTGCACGGGTACGCGTGGAAGGCGGGGATCGCGGAATGCGTGTACGTGATGAGCAGTCTAGTGGACTTCTACGGGAAATGCGGAAAGCTGGAGGACGCCAGAGGGGTGTTCGACGCAATGCTGGAGAGGACCGTGGTGAGCTGGAACTCGATGCTCATGGCGTACATGCACAATGGCAGGATCGATGAGGCCGTGGAGCTGTTCTACGAGATGAGGGTTGAGGGCGTGCTGCCGACGAGGGTCAGTGTTGTGAGCTTGCTGTCTGCATCGGCGGAGCTTGAGGCTGTTGATGGGGGGAAGCAGGGCCATGCCGTGGCCATATCAAGTGGGTTAGagattgatgtgattctgggtaGCTCTATGATCAACTTCTACTTTAAAGTTGGGTTGGTGGAGGCTGCTGAGGCGGTGTTTGAGCAGATGGAAGAGAGAGATATTGTCACTTGGAATTTGATGATTGCTGGGTATTGTCAGAATGGGCAGATTGACAAAGTTTTTGACACTTGTCGAAGAATGCTGGAGACCAACCTCAAATTTGATTGCGTGACATTGGCGTCCATTATCATGGCTTGTGTAAAATCTTGCAGTATGATGGTGGGTACAGCTGCTCATGGTTATGCAGTCAGAAATGATCTTCATTCAGATAGGACTGTTGCTTGTGGCTTGATAGACCTGTATGCGAGTACTGGGAGGATTGAACATGCACGTCAAGTGTTCAATGCCATGAGTCAGAGAGACCCGGTCTTGTGGAAAGTGATGATTTCCACTTATGCAGATCATGGCATGAGTTCTGAGGCTCTGAAGCTTTTGGATCAGATGCAGCTCGAAGGCATGTCCCCAACTGCAGCATGTTGGGATTCAGTAATTTCGTCTTTTATAGAAAATGGCCTGTTCGAAGATGCTCTAGACATATTCAACCAGATGCTTCTGACTAAAACACGCCCCAACCTACGCACTTGGAGCCTGTTAATAAGTGGCTTAGCCCAAAATAGCATGCATAAGCAGGTAGCAAATCTATATTTCAAGATGCAGGAGGTAGAGTCAGCACCCAGTCCAACAATCTATTCAGCAGTGATCCTTGCTGTTAAAACTGCAGCTTCTGTACATTGTGGAAAGGCAATTCGTGCATGCATTGTTAAAAAGGGCCTGCTGTTGTCCAAATCCGTGAGACAATCGCTTCTGAACATGTATAGTAGTTTCGATGATGGAGGCACGTCGGACAGTTTACTAAGATCGCTTGCTGAATGCAGTAAATAA